The following coding sequences are from one Gadus macrocephalus chromosome 3, ASM3116895v1 window:
- the adgrl3.1 gene encoding adhesion G protein-coupled receptor L3 isoform X5, with protein sequence MFHHHCDPQAGLWLSGQHQVVGDRGHRPAVSAGPDLGLRLMYINESTVIMAYLFTPSSTPCRACSSSSSTASCRRRYGRSTASVCGLTAAVARAWRPPSPPPVRPPPPSKTTTSRDPRPLLHWLSESYQADVERHGEEAGVLLHHRDINSSATLNRVYNHPAVGMYNTQAPYRDTKSVLNNVRDSSVMDTLPLNGHHANNYSMASSEYLSDCVQILDRSGGYGTHGNHKETTLEKKILKELTSNYIPSYLNNHERSTTERSHNLMNKLVNSSLANGGGMVGGGSSSSSGSSSSSGGSGGMCSSKEDGGPMALDDPAAFPHDEALGLEIIREESNAPLLPPRPPPPDGHPPPPPPPPHSFARPRRIPQETGESFFPLLPNEHAEEHAHSPGHRDSLYTSMPVLTELPDAPANGLTDGEEEASSGELQPCKSATAPELDDVYYKSMPNLGSRNHLHELQSYYHMGRGGSDRYMVPANKEDSDSSPEEPPVDPAHLVTSL encoded by the exons ATGTTCCACCACCACTGCGATCCTCAAGCCGGACTCTGGCTGTCTGGACAACAtcaa GTCGTGGGTGATCGGGGCCATCGCCCTGCTGTGTCTGCTGGGCCTGACCTGGGCCTTCGGCTCATGTACATCAACGAGAGCACCGTGATCATGGCCTACCTCTTCACACCATCTTCAACTCCCTGCAGGGCAtgttcatcttcatcttccacTGCATcctgcagaagaag GTACGGAAGGAGTACGGCAAGTGTCTGCGGACTCACTGCTGCAGTGGCAAGAGCGTGgagacctccatctcctcctccagtaagaccaccacctcccagtaagaccaccacctccagggaCCCCCGGCCGCTACTCCACTGGCTCTCAG AGTCGTATCAGGCGGATGTGGAACGACACGGTGAGGAAGCAGGAGTCCTCCTTCATCACCGAGACATCAACAGCTCGGCCACGCTCAACCGAG TGTATAACCACCCGGCTGTGGGCATGTACAACACTCAAG CACCGTACCGAGACACAA AGAGTGTGCTGAACAACGTGAGGGACTCGAGCGTCATGGATACGCTGCCTCTCAACGGTCACCACGCCAACAACTACAGCATGGCCAGCAGCGAGTACCTGAGCGACTGCGTCCAGATCCTGGACCGCAGCGGAGGCTACGGTACCCACGGCAACCACAAGGAGACCACCCTGGAGAAGAAGATACTGAAGGAGCTGACCTCCAACTACATCCCATCCTACTTGAACAACCACGAGCGCTCCACCACCGAGCGCAGTCACAACCTCATGAACAAGCTGGTCAACAGCAGCCTGGCCAACGGAG gaggCATGGtgggcggcggcagcagcagcagcagtggcagcagcagcagtagcggcggcagcggcggcatgTGCAGCAGTAAGGAGGACGGCGGGCCGATGGCGCTGGACGACCCGGCCGCCTTCCCCCACGACGAGGCCCTGGGCCTGGAGATCATCCGGGAGGAGTCCAACGCCCCGCTGCTGCCCCCGCGGCCCCCGCCCCCGGACGGccacccgccgccgccgccgccgcccccgcacAGCTTCGCCCGGCCCCGCCGCATCCCCCAGGAGACGGGCGAGAGCTTCTTCCCCCTGCTGCCCAACGAGCACGCCGAGGAGCACGCCCACTCGCCCGGCCACAGAGACTCGCTGTACACCAGCATGCCCGTGCTCACGGAGCTGCCCGACGCGCCCGCCAACGGCCTGACGGACGGCGAGGAGGAGGCCAGCTCGGGGGAGCTGCAGCCCTGCAAGAGCGCCACGGCCCCCGAGCTGGACGACGTCTACTACAAGAGCATGCCCAACCTGGGCTCCCGCAACCACCTGCACGAGCTGCAGAGCTACTACCACATGGGCCGCGGCGGCAGTGACCGCTACATGGTGCCCGCCAACAAGGAGGACTCGGATTCGTCACCGGAGGAGCCCCCCGTGGACCCCGCGCACCTGGTCACCAGTCTATAG
- the adgrl3.1 gene encoding adhesion G protein-coupled receptor L3 isoform X7: MFHHHCDPQAGLWLSGQHQVVGDRGHRPAVSAGPDLGLRLMYINESTVIMAYLFTPSSTPCRACSSSSSTASCRRRYGRSTASVCGLTAAVARAWRPPSPPPVRPPPPSKTTTSRDPRPLLHWLSESYQADVERHGEEAGVLLHHRDINSSATLNRAPYRDTKSVLNNVRDSSVMDTLPLNGHHANNYSMASSEYLSDCVQILDRSGGYGTHGNHKETTLEKKILKELTSNYIPSYLNNHERSTTERSHNLMNKLVNSSLANGGGMVGGGSSSSSGSSSSSGGSGGMCSSKEDGGPMALDDPAAFPHDEALGLEIIREESNAPLLPPRPPPPDGHPPPPPPPPHSFARPRRIPQETGESFFPLLPNEHAEEHAHSPGHRDSLYTSMPVLTELPDAPANGLTDGEEEASSGELQPCKSATAPELDDVYYKSMPNLGSRNHLHELQSYYHMGRGGSDRYMVPANKEDSDSSPEEPPVDPAHLVTSL, from the exons ATGTTCCACCACCACTGCGATCCTCAAGCCGGACTCTGGCTGTCTGGACAACAtcaa GTCGTGGGTGATCGGGGCCATCGCCCTGCTGTGTCTGCTGGGCCTGACCTGGGCCTTCGGCTCATGTACATCAACGAGAGCACCGTGATCATGGCCTACCTCTTCACACCATCTTCAACTCCCTGCAGGGCAtgttcatcttcatcttccacTGCATcctgcagaagaag GTACGGAAGGAGTACGGCAAGTGTCTGCGGACTCACTGCTGCAGTGGCAAGAGCGTGgagacctccatctcctcctccagtaagaccaccacctcccagtaagaccaccacctccagggaCCCCCGGCCGCTACTCCACTGGCTCTCAG AGTCGTATCAGGCGGATGTGGAACGACACGGTGAGGAAGCAGGAGTCCTCCTTCATCACCGAGACATCAACAGCTCGGCCACGCTCAACCGAG CACCGTACCGAGACACAA AGAGTGTGCTGAACAACGTGAGGGACTCGAGCGTCATGGATACGCTGCCTCTCAACGGTCACCACGCCAACAACTACAGCATGGCCAGCAGCGAGTACCTGAGCGACTGCGTCCAGATCCTGGACCGCAGCGGAGGCTACGGTACCCACGGCAACCACAAGGAGACCACCCTGGAGAAGAAGATACTGAAGGAGCTGACCTCCAACTACATCCCATCCTACTTGAACAACCACGAGCGCTCCACCACCGAGCGCAGTCACAACCTCATGAACAAGCTGGTCAACAGCAGCCTGGCCAACGGAG gaggCATGGtgggcggcggcagcagcagcagcagtggcagcagcagcagtagcggcggcagcggcggcatgTGCAGCAGTAAGGAGGACGGCGGGCCGATGGCGCTGGACGACCCGGCCGCCTTCCCCCACGACGAGGCCCTGGGCCTGGAGATCATCCGGGAGGAGTCCAACGCCCCGCTGCTGCCCCCGCGGCCCCCGCCCCCGGACGGccacccgccgccgccgccgccgcccccgcacAGCTTCGCCCGGCCCCGCCGCATCCCCCAGGAGACGGGCGAGAGCTTCTTCCCCCTGCTGCCCAACGAGCACGCCGAGGAGCACGCCCACTCGCCCGGCCACAGAGACTCGCTGTACACCAGCATGCCCGTGCTCACGGAGCTGCCCGACGCGCCCGCCAACGGCCTGACGGACGGCGAGGAGGAGGCCAGCTCGGGGGAGCTGCAGCCCTGCAAGAGCGCCACGGCCCCCGAGCTGGACGACGTCTACTACAAGAGCATGCCCAACCTGGGCTCCCGCAACCACCTGCACGAGCTGCAGAGCTACTACCACATGGGCCGCGGCGGCAGTGACCGCTACATGGTGCCCGCCAACAAGGAGGACTCGGATTCGTCACCGGAGGAGCCCCCCGTGGACCCCGCGCACCTGGTCACCAGTCTATAG
- the adgrl3.1 gene encoding adhesion G protein-coupled receptor L3 isoform X2 produces MFHHHCDPQAGLWLSGQHQVVGDRGHRPAVSAGPDLGLRLMYINESTVIMAYLFTPSSTPCRACSSSSSTASCRRRYGRSTASVCGLTAAVARAWRPPSPPPVRPPPPSKTTTSRDPRPLLHWLSESYQADVERHGEEAGVLLHHRDINSSATLNRGAMANHLITNALLRSHGTNHPYNTLLGDSAVYNHPAVGMYNTQAPYRDTKSVLNNVRDSSVMDTLPLNGHHANNYSMASSEYLSDCVQILDRSGGYGTHGNHKETTLEKKILKELTSNYIPSYLNNHERSTTERSHNLMNKLVNSSLANGGGMVGGGSSSSSGSSSSSGGSGGMCSSKEDGGPMALDDPAAFPHDEALGLEIIREESNAPLLPPRPPPPDGHPPPPPPPPHSFARPRRIPQETGESFFPLLPNEHAEEHAHSPGHRDSLYTSMPVLTELPDAPANGLTDGEEEASSGELQPCKSATAPELDDVYYKSMPNLGSRNHLHELQSYYHMGRGGSDRYMVPANKEDSDSSPEEPPVDPAHLVTSL; encoded by the exons ATGTTCCACCACCACTGCGATCCTCAAGCCGGACTCTGGCTGTCTGGACAACAtcaa GTCGTGGGTGATCGGGGCCATCGCCCTGCTGTGTCTGCTGGGCCTGACCTGGGCCTTCGGCTCATGTACATCAACGAGAGCACCGTGATCATGGCCTACCTCTTCACACCATCTTCAACTCCCTGCAGGGCAtgttcatcttcatcttccacTGCATcctgcagaagaag GTACGGAAGGAGTACGGCAAGTGTCTGCGGACTCACTGCTGCAGTGGCAAGAGCGTGgagacctccatctcctcctccagtaagaccaccacctcccagtaagaccaccacctccagggaCCCCCGGCCGCTACTCCACTGGCTCTCAG AGTCGTATCAGGCGGATGTGGAACGACACGGTGAGGAAGCAGGAGTCCTCCTTCATCACCGAGACATCAACAGCTCGGCCACGCTCAACCGAG GGGCCATGGCTAATCATCTTATAACTAATGCTCTCCTTCGTTCCCATGGCACTAACCATCCTTATAACACTCTCCTGGGGGACTCTGCAGTGTATAACCACCCGGCTGTGGGCATGTACAACACTCAAG CACCGTACCGAGACACAA AGAGTGTGCTGAACAACGTGAGGGACTCGAGCGTCATGGATACGCTGCCTCTCAACGGTCACCACGCCAACAACTACAGCATGGCCAGCAGCGAGTACCTGAGCGACTGCGTCCAGATCCTGGACCGCAGCGGAGGCTACGGTACCCACGGCAACCACAAGGAGACCACCCTGGAGAAGAAGATACTGAAGGAGCTGACCTCCAACTACATCCCATCCTACTTGAACAACCACGAGCGCTCCACCACCGAGCGCAGTCACAACCTCATGAACAAGCTGGTCAACAGCAGCCTGGCCAACGGAG gaggCATGGtgggcggcggcagcagcagcagcagtggcagcagcagcagtagcggcggcagcggcggcatgTGCAGCAGTAAGGAGGACGGCGGGCCGATGGCGCTGGACGACCCGGCCGCCTTCCCCCACGACGAGGCCCTGGGCCTGGAGATCATCCGGGAGGAGTCCAACGCCCCGCTGCTGCCCCCGCGGCCCCCGCCCCCGGACGGccacccgccgccgccgccgccgcccccgcacAGCTTCGCCCGGCCCCGCCGCATCCCCCAGGAGACGGGCGAGAGCTTCTTCCCCCTGCTGCCCAACGAGCACGCCGAGGAGCACGCCCACTCGCCCGGCCACAGAGACTCGCTGTACACCAGCATGCCCGTGCTCACGGAGCTGCCCGACGCGCCCGCCAACGGCCTGACGGACGGCGAGGAGGAGGCCAGCTCGGGGGAGCTGCAGCCCTGCAAGAGCGCCACGGCCCCCGAGCTGGACGACGTCTACTACAAGAGCATGCCCAACCTGGGCTCCCGCAACCACCTGCACGAGCTGCAGAGCTACTACCACATGGGCCGCGGCGGCAGTGACCGCTACATGGTGCCCGCCAACAAGGAGGACTCGGATTCGTCACCGGAGGAGCCCCCCGTGGACCCCGCGCACCTGGTCACCAGTCTATAG
- the adgrl3.1 gene encoding adhesion G protein-coupled receptor L3 isoform X3 — translation MFHHHCDPQAGLWLSGQHQVVGDRGHRPAVSAGPDLGLRLMYINESTVIMAYLFTPSSTPCRACSSSSSTASCRRRYGRSTASVCGLTAAVARAWRPPSPPPVRPPPPSKTTTSRDPRPLLHWLSGELTCLHTWTLQHSRLSESYQADVERHGEEAGVLLHHRDINSSATLNRVYNHPAVGMYNTQAPYRDTKSVLNNVRDSSVMDTLPLNGHHANNYSMASSEYLSDCVQILDRSGGYGTHGNHKETTLEKKILKELTSNYIPSYLNNHERSTTERSHNLMNKLVNSSLANGGGMVGGGSSSSSGSSSSSGGSGGMCSSKEDGGPMALDDPAAFPHDEALGLEIIREESNAPLLPPRPPPPDGHPPPPPPPPHSFARPRRIPQETGESFFPLLPNEHAEEHAHSPGHRDSLYTSMPVLTELPDAPANGLTDGEEEASSGELQPCKSATAPELDDVYYKSMPNLGSRNHLHELQSYYHMGRGGSDRYMVPANKEDSDSSPEEPPVDPAHLVTSL, via the exons ATGTTCCACCACCACTGCGATCCTCAAGCCGGACTCTGGCTGTCTGGACAACAtcaa GTCGTGGGTGATCGGGGCCATCGCCCTGCTGTGTCTGCTGGGCCTGACCTGGGCCTTCGGCTCATGTACATCAACGAGAGCACCGTGATCATGGCCTACCTCTTCACACCATCTTCAACTCCCTGCAGGGCAtgttcatcttcatcttccacTGCATcctgcagaagaag GTACGGAAGGAGTACGGCAAGTGTCTGCGGACTCACTGCTGCAGTGGCAAGAGCGTGgagacctccatctcctcctccagtaagaccaccacctcccagtaagaccaccacctccagggaCCCCCGGCCGCTACTCCACTGGCTCTCAGGTGAGCTTACCTGCCTGCACACCTGGACGCTACAGCACAGCCGACTCTCAG AGTCGTATCAGGCGGATGTGGAACGACACGGTGAGGAAGCAGGAGTCCTCCTTCATCACCGAGACATCAACAGCTCGGCCACGCTCAACCGAG TGTATAACCACCCGGCTGTGGGCATGTACAACACTCAAG CACCGTACCGAGACACAA AGAGTGTGCTGAACAACGTGAGGGACTCGAGCGTCATGGATACGCTGCCTCTCAACGGTCACCACGCCAACAACTACAGCATGGCCAGCAGCGAGTACCTGAGCGACTGCGTCCAGATCCTGGACCGCAGCGGAGGCTACGGTACCCACGGCAACCACAAGGAGACCACCCTGGAGAAGAAGATACTGAAGGAGCTGACCTCCAACTACATCCCATCCTACTTGAACAACCACGAGCGCTCCACCACCGAGCGCAGTCACAACCTCATGAACAAGCTGGTCAACAGCAGCCTGGCCAACGGAG gaggCATGGtgggcggcggcagcagcagcagcagtggcagcagcagcagtagcggcggcagcggcggcatgTGCAGCAGTAAGGAGGACGGCGGGCCGATGGCGCTGGACGACCCGGCCGCCTTCCCCCACGACGAGGCCCTGGGCCTGGAGATCATCCGGGAGGAGTCCAACGCCCCGCTGCTGCCCCCGCGGCCCCCGCCCCCGGACGGccacccgccgccgccgccgccgcccccgcacAGCTTCGCCCGGCCCCGCCGCATCCCCCAGGAGACGGGCGAGAGCTTCTTCCCCCTGCTGCCCAACGAGCACGCCGAGGAGCACGCCCACTCGCCCGGCCACAGAGACTCGCTGTACACCAGCATGCCCGTGCTCACGGAGCTGCCCGACGCGCCCGCCAACGGCCTGACGGACGGCGAGGAGGAGGCCAGCTCGGGGGAGCTGCAGCCCTGCAAGAGCGCCACGGCCCCCGAGCTGGACGACGTCTACTACAAGAGCATGCCCAACCTGGGCTCCCGCAACCACCTGCACGAGCTGCAGAGCTACTACCACATGGGCCGCGGCGGCAGTGACCGCTACATGGTGCCCGCCAACAAGGAGGACTCGGATTCGTCACCGGAGGAGCCCCCCGTGGACCCCGCGCACCTGGTCACCAGTCTATAG
- the adgrl3.1 gene encoding adhesion G protein-coupled receptor L3 isoform X1 produces MFHHHCDPQAGLWLSGQHQVVGDRGHRPAVSAGPDLGLRLMYINESTVIMAYLFTPSSTPCRACSSSSSTASCRRRYGRSTASVCGLTAAVARAWRPPSPPPVRPPPPSKTTTSRDPRPLLHWLSGELTCLHTWTLQHSRLSESYQADVERHGEEAGVLLHHRDINSSATLNRGAMANHLITNALLRSHGTNHPYNTLLGDSAVYNHPAVGMYNTQAPYRDTKSVLNNVRDSSVMDTLPLNGHHANNYSMASSEYLSDCVQILDRSGGYGTHGNHKETTLEKKILKELTSNYIPSYLNNHERSTTERSHNLMNKLVNSSLANGGGMVGGGSSSSSGSSSSSGGSGGMCSSKEDGGPMALDDPAAFPHDEALGLEIIREESNAPLLPPRPPPPDGHPPPPPPPPHSFARPRRIPQETGESFFPLLPNEHAEEHAHSPGHRDSLYTSMPVLTELPDAPANGLTDGEEEASSGELQPCKSATAPELDDVYYKSMPNLGSRNHLHELQSYYHMGRGGSDRYMVPANKEDSDSSPEEPPVDPAHLVTSL; encoded by the exons ATGTTCCACCACCACTGCGATCCTCAAGCCGGACTCTGGCTGTCTGGACAACAtcaa GTCGTGGGTGATCGGGGCCATCGCCCTGCTGTGTCTGCTGGGCCTGACCTGGGCCTTCGGCTCATGTACATCAACGAGAGCACCGTGATCATGGCCTACCTCTTCACACCATCTTCAACTCCCTGCAGGGCAtgttcatcttcatcttccacTGCATcctgcagaagaag GTACGGAAGGAGTACGGCAAGTGTCTGCGGACTCACTGCTGCAGTGGCAAGAGCGTGgagacctccatctcctcctccagtaagaccaccacctcccagtaagaccaccacctccagggaCCCCCGGCCGCTACTCCACTGGCTCTCAGGTGAGCTTACCTGCCTGCACACCTGGACGCTACAGCACAGCCGACTCTCAG AGTCGTATCAGGCGGATGTGGAACGACACGGTGAGGAAGCAGGAGTCCTCCTTCATCACCGAGACATCAACAGCTCGGCCACGCTCAACCGAG GGGCCATGGCTAATCATCTTATAACTAATGCTCTCCTTCGTTCCCATGGCACTAACCATCCTTATAACACTCTCCTGGGGGACTCTGCAGTGTATAACCACCCGGCTGTGGGCATGTACAACACTCAAG CACCGTACCGAGACACAA AGAGTGTGCTGAACAACGTGAGGGACTCGAGCGTCATGGATACGCTGCCTCTCAACGGTCACCACGCCAACAACTACAGCATGGCCAGCAGCGAGTACCTGAGCGACTGCGTCCAGATCCTGGACCGCAGCGGAGGCTACGGTACCCACGGCAACCACAAGGAGACCACCCTGGAGAAGAAGATACTGAAGGAGCTGACCTCCAACTACATCCCATCCTACTTGAACAACCACGAGCGCTCCACCACCGAGCGCAGTCACAACCTCATGAACAAGCTGGTCAACAGCAGCCTGGCCAACGGAG gaggCATGGtgggcggcggcagcagcagcagcagtggcagcagcagcagtagcggcggcagcggcggcatgTGCAGCAGTAAGGAGGACGGCGGGCCGATGGCGCTGGACGACCCGGCCGCCTTCCCCCACGACGAGGCCCTGGGCCTGGAGATCATCCGGGAGGAGTCCAACGCCCCGCTGCTGCCCCCGCGGCCCCCGCCCCCGGACGGccacccgccgccgccgccgccgcccccgcacAGCTTCGCCCGGCCCCGCCGCATCCCCCAGGAGACGGGCGAGAGCTTCTTCCCCCTGCTGCCCAACGAGCACGCCGAGGAGCACGCCCACTCGCCCGGCCACAGAGACTCGCTGTACACCAGCATGCCCGTGCTCACGGAGCTGCCCGACGCGCCCGCCAACGGCCTGACGGACGGCGAGGAGGAGGCCAGCTCGGGGGAGCTGCAGCCCTGCAAGAGCGCCACGGCCCCCGAGCTGGACGACGTCTACTACAAGAGCATGCCCAACCTGGGCTCCCGCAACCACCTGCACGAGCTGCAGAGCTACTACCACATGGGCCGCGGCGGCAGTGACCGCTACATGGTGCCCGCCAACAAGGAGGACTCGGATTCGTCACCGGAGGAGCCCCCCGTGGACCCCGCGCACCTGGTCACCAGTCTATAG
- the adgrl3.1 gene encoding adhesion G protein-coupled receptor L3 isoform X6 encodes MFHHHCDPQAGLWLSGQHQVVGDRGHRPAVSAGPDLGLRLMYINESTVIMAYLFTPSSTPCRACSSSSSTASCRRRYGRSTASVCGLTAAVARAWRPPSPPPVRPPPPSKTTTSRDPRPLLHWLSGELTCLHTWTLQHSRLSESYQADVERHGEEAGVLLHHRDINSSATLNRESVLNNVRDSSVMDTLPLNGHHANNYSMASSEYLSDCVQILDRSGGYGTHGNHKETTLEKKILKELTSNYIPSYLNNHERSTTERSHNLMNKLVNSSLANGGGMVGGGSSSSSGSSSSSGGSGGMCSSKEDGGPMALDDPAAFPHDEALGLEIIREESNAPLLPPRPPPPDGHPPPPPPPPHSFARPRRIPQETGESFFPLLPNEHAEEHAHSPGHRDSLYTSMPVLTELPDAPANGLTDGEEEASSGELQPCKSATAPELDDVYYKSMPNLGSRNHLHELQSYYHMGRGGSDRYMVPANKEDSDSSPEEPPVDPAHLVTSL; translated from the exons ATGTTCCACCACCACTGCGATCCTCAAGCCGGACTCTGGCTGTCTGGACAACAtcaa GTCGTGGGTGATCGGGGCCATCGCCCTGCTGTGTCTGCTGGGCCTGACCTGGGCCTTCGGCTCATGTACATCAACGAGAGCACCGTGATCATGGCCTACCTCTTCACACCATCTTCAACTCCCTGCAGGGCAtgttcatcttcatcttccacTGCATcctgcagaagaag GTACGGAAGGAGTACGGCAAGTGTCTGCGGACTCACTGCTGCAGTGGCAAGAGCGTGgagacctccatctcctcctccagtaagaccaccacctcccagtaagaccaccacctccagggaCCCCCGGCCGCTACTCCACTGGCTCTCAGGTGAGCTTACCTGCCTGCACACCTGGACGCTACAGCACAGCCGACTCTCAG AGTCGTATCAGGCGGATGTGGAACGACACGGTGAGGAAGCAGGAGTCCTCCTTCATCACCGAGACATCAACAGCTCGGCCACGCTCAACCGAG AGAGTGTGCTGAACAACGTGAGGGACTCGAGCGTCATGGATACGCTGCCTCTCAACGGTCACCACGCCAACAACTACAGCATGGCCAGCAGCGAGTACCTGAGCGACTGCGTCCAGATCCTGGACCGCAGCGGAGGCTACGGTACCCACGGCAACCACAAGGAGACCACCCTGGAGAAGAAGATACTGAAGGAGCTGACCTCCAACTACATCCCATCCTACTTGAACAACCACGAGCGCTCCACCACCGAGCGCAGTCACAACCTCATGAACAAGCTGGTCAACAGCAGCCTGGCCAACGGAG gaggCATGGtgggcggcggcagcagcagcagcagtggcagcagcagcagtagcggcggcagcggcggcatgTGCAGCAGTAAGGAGGACGGCGGGCCGATGGCGCTGGACGACCCGGCCGCCTTCCCCCACGACGAGGCCCTGGGCCTGGAGATCATCCGGGAGGAGTCCAACGCCCCGCTGCTGCCCCCGCGGCCCCCGCCCCCGGACGGccacccgccgccgccgccgccgcccccgcacAGCTTCGCCCGGCCCCGCCGCATCCCCCAGGAGACGGGCGAGAGCTTCTTCCCCCTGCTGCCCAACGAGCACGCCGAGGAGCACGCCCACTCGCCCGGCCACAGAGACTCGCTGTACACCAGCATGCCCGTGCTCACGGAGCTGCCCGACGCGCCCGCCAACGGCCTGACGGACGGCGAGGAGGAGGCCAGCTCGGGGGAGCTGCAGCCCTGCAAGAGCGCCACGGCCCCCGAGCTGGACGACGTCTACTACAAGAGCATGCCCAACCTGGGCTCCCGCAACCACCTGCACGAGCTGCAGAGCTACTACCACATGGGCCGCGGCGGCAGTGACCGCTACATGGTGCCCGCCAACAAGGAGGACTCGGATTCGTCACCGGAGGAGCCCCCCGTGGACCCCGCGCACCTGGTCACCAGTCTATAG
- the adgrl3.1 gene encoding adhesion G protein-coupled receptor L3 isoform X4 — protein sequence MFHHHCDPQAGLWLSGQHQVVGDRGHRPAVSAGPDLGLRLMYINESTVIMAYLFTPSSTPCRACSSSSSTASCRRRYGRSTASVCGLTAAVARAWRPPSPPPVRPPPPSKTTTSRDPRPLLHWLSGELTCLHTWTLQHSRLSESYQADVERHGEEAGVLLHHRDINSSATLNRAPYRDTKSVLNNVRDSSVMDTLPLNGHHANNYSMASSEYLSDCVQILDRSGGYGTHGNHKETTLEKKILKELTSNYIPSYLNNHERSTTERSHNLMNKLVNSSLANGGGMVGGGSSSSSGSSSSSGGSGGMCSSKEDGGPMALDDPAAFPHDEALGLEIIREESNAPLLPPRPPPPDGHPPPPPPPPHSFARPRRIPQETGESFFPLLPNEHAEEHAHSPGHRDSLYTSMPVLTELPDAPANGLTDGEEEASSGELQPCKSATAPELDDVYYKSMPNLGSRNHLHELQSYYHMGRGGSDRYMVPANKEDSDSSPEEPPVDPAHLVTSL from the exons ATGTTCCACCACCACTGCGATCCTCAAGCCGGACTCTGGCTGTCTGGACAACAtcaa GTCGTGGGTGATCGGGGCCATCGCCCTGCTGTGTCTGCTGGGCCTGACCTGGGCCTTCGGCTCATGTACATCAACGAGAGCACCGTGATCATGGCCTACCTCTTCACACCATCTTCAACTCCCTGCAGGGCAtgttcatcttcatcttccacTGCATcctgcagaagaag GTACGGAAGGAGTACGGCAAGTGTCTGCGGACTCACTGCTGCAGTGGCAAGAGCGTGgagacctccatctcctcctccagtaagaccaccacctcccagtaagaccaccacctccagggaCCCCCGGCCGCTACTCCACTGGCTCTCAGGTGAGCTTACCTGCCTGCACACCTGGACGCTACAGCACAGCCGACTCTCAG AGTCGTATCAGGCGGATGTGGAACGACACGGTGAGGAAGCAGGAGTCCTCCTTCATCACCGAGACATCAACAGCTCGGCCACGCTCAACCGAG CACCGTACCGAGACACAA AGAGTGTGCTGAACAACGTGAGGGACTCGAGCGTCATGGATACGCTGCCTCTCAACGGTCACCACGCCAACAACTACAGCATGGCCAGCAGCGAGTACCTGAGCGACTGCGTCCAGATCCTGGACCGCAGCGGAGGCTACGGTACCCACGGCAACCACAAGGAGACCACCCTGGAGAAGAAGATACTGAAGGAGCTGACCTCCAACTACATCCCATCCTACTTGAACAACCACGAGCGCTCCACCACCGAGCGCAGTCACAACCTCATGAACAAGCTGGTCAACAGCAGCCTGGCCAACGGAG gaggCATGGtgggcggcggcagcagcagcagcagtggcagcagcagcagtagcggcggcagcggcggcatgTGCAGCAGTAAGGAGGACGGCGGGCCGATGGCGCTGGACGACCCGGCCGCCTTCCCCCACGACGAGGCCCTGGGCCTGGAGATCATCCGGGAGGAGTCCAACGCCCCGCTGCTGCCCCCGCGGCCCCCGCCCCCGGACGGccacccgccgccgccgccgccgcccccgcacAGCTTCGCCCGGCCCCGCCGCATCCCCCAGGAGACGGGCGAGAGCTTCTTCCCCCTGCTGCCCAACGAGCACGCCGAGGAGCACGCCCACTCGCCCGGCCACAGAGACTCGCTGTACACCAGCATGCCCGTGCTCACGGAGCTGCCCGACGCGCCCGCCAACGGCCTGACGGACGGCGAGGAGGAGGCCAGCTCGGGGGAGCTGCAGCCCTGCAAGAGCGCCACGGCCCCCGAGCTGGACGACGTCTACTACAAGAGCATGCCCAACCTGGGCTCCCGCAACCACCTGCACGAGCTGCAGAGCTACTACCACATGGGCCGCGGCGGCAGTGACCGCTACATGGTGCCCGCCAACAAGGAGGACTCGGATTCGTCACCGGAGGAGCCCCCCGTGGACCCCGCGCACCTGGTCACCAGTCTATAG